The Chiloscyllium punctatum isolate Juve2018m chromosome 12, sChiPun1.3, whole genome shotgun sequence genome includes a region encoding these proteins:
- the gmppb gene encoding mannose-1-phosphate guanylyltransferase catalytic subunit beta yields the protein MKALILVGGYGTRLRPLTLSVPKPLVDFCNKPILLHQVEALVKAGVSHVILAVSYMSEMLEKEMKEQEQRLGIRISLSHEKEPLGTAGPLALARELITSSLEPFFVLNSDVICEFPFEEMVRFHKHHGKEGTIVVTRVEEPSKYGVVIYEAEIGRIHRFVEKPQVFVSNKINAGMYIFSPTVLNRIQLRPTSIEKEIFPVMAQEGQLYAMELQGFWMDIGQPKDFLTGMCMYLHSLRHKAPDRLHQGPGIVGNVLVDPSAQIGENCSIGPNVTIGPEVVIEDGVRIKRCTILKGSRIRSHSWLESCIIGWSSDVGQWVRMENIAVLGEDVIVKDELYLNGANVLPHKSIADSVPEPKIIM from the exons ATGAAAGCATTGATTTTGGTCGGAGGCTACGGCACGCGGTTACGACCGCTGACACTCAGCGTTCCGAAACCACTGGTGGATTTCTGCAATAAGCCCATTCTTCTGCACCAAGTGGAAGCTTTAGTAAAG GCTGGTGTATCCCATGTGATCCTTGCTGTCAGCTACATGTCAGAGATGTTGGAGAAGGAGatgaaggagcaggagcagcgg CTGGGTATCCGGATTTCTCTCTCTCATGAAAAGGAGCCCTTGGGAACAG CTGGACCCCTCGCTCTGGCCCGTGAACTGATCACCAGCAGCTTGGAACCCTTCTTTGTCCTCAACAGTGACGTTATCTGTGAGTTCCCCTTTGAAGAGATGGTCCGCTTTCACAAGCATCATGGAAAGGAGGGTACTATAGTG GTCACTCGGGTGGAGGAGCCATCCAAATACGGGGTTGTGATCTATGAAGCAGAAATTGGGCGAATACATCGATTTGTGGAAAAGCCTCAAGTGTTTGTGTCAAACAAGATCAATGCGGGAATGTATATTTTCAGCCCCACGGTTCTGAACAGGATCCAG CTCAGGCCAACCTCCATCGAGAAAGAGATCTTCCCAGTCATGGCTCAGGAAGGACAACTGTATGCCATGGAGCTGCAAG GGTTCTGGATGGATATCGGGCAGCCCAAGGACTTCCTAACTGGAATGTGCATGTATCTACATTCCCTTCGGCACAAAGCACCAGACCGGCTACACCAAGGACCTGGCATCGTTGGAAACGTGCTGGTG GATCCCAGTGCACAGATTGGAGAGAACTGTTCCATTGGTCCAAATGTGACAATTGGCCCTGAAGTGGTGATTGAGGATGGAGTGCGTATAAAACGCTGCACAATCCTAAAGGGCTCCAGGATTCGTTCACACTCTTGGCTGGAGTCCTGCATCATTGGCTGGAGCTCAGATGTCGGGcagtgg GTGCGGATGGAGAATATTGCAGTCCTGGGAGAGGATGTGATCGTGAAAGATGAGCTGTATCTGAATGGTGCCAATGTCTTACCTCATAAATCCATTGCTGATTCGGTGCCTGAACCCAAGATAATCATGTAG